One genomic region from Bufo bufo chromosome 3, aBufBuf1.1, whole genome shotgun sequence encodes:
- the CDX2 gene encoding homeobox protein CDX-2, producing the protein MYVSYLLDKDVGMYPGSMRGHPGLQNYPTAPQYPDYGGYHGLSLESAAPSSGSSAWITPYGAPREDWGHTAYSTGHTPLNPSPGGSLGYSPVSDYPTGQVQGPPCVGVLPGGHQPPISPGVTDGHRRHYEWMRKPTTQGNTGSKTRTKDKYRVVYTDHQRLELEKEFHYSRYITIRRKAELAVSLGLSERQVKIWFQNRRAKERKITKKQIQQTQNGQNDQDPLSPAPSLNHMMPLSGSNEAHHSPLSGLVAFAKEIESMPTDCRWRCGSKAPLMGDRWSTVCTSTASSVSDTIFFKESFF; encoded by the exons ATGTACGTGAGCTACCTTCTGGATAAGGACGTTGGCATGTACCCTGGATCTATGCGTGGCCACCCCGGGCTGCAAAACTACCCCACTGCCCCCCAGTATCCTGACTATGGGGGCTACCATGGACTGAGTTTAGAAAGTGCAGCtccttcttctggatcatccGCTTGGATCACACCTTATGGAGCCCCAAGGGAAGACTGGGGCCACACAGCCTACTCCACAGGACATACTCCTTTAAATCCCTCTCCAGGGGGTAGTTTGGGTTACAGCCCCGTTTCTGATTACCCAACTGGGCAAGTGCAGGGACCACCTTGTGTTGGGGTGCTGCCAGGAGGCCACCAACCTCCAATCTCTCCAGGGGTGACAGATGGGCACAGGAGACATTATGAGTGGATGAGAAAACCAACGACTCAGGGAAACACCG GCAGTAAGACCAGGACCAAGGACAAGTACCGGGTGGTCTACACCGACCACCAGCGGCTGGAGCTGGAGAAGGAGTTCCACTACAGCAGGTACATCACCATCAGGAGGAAGGCAGAGCTGGCTGTCAGCCTGGGACTCTCTGAGCGGCAG GTGAAGATCTGGTTCCAAAACAGAAGAGCCAAAGAAAGAAAAATCACCAAGAAACAGATTCAGCAAACTCAGAACGGGCAGAATGATCAAGACCCTCTAAGCCCAGCGCCCTCTTTGAATCATATGATGCCCTTGTCTGGCTCTAAC GAAGCACATCACTCGCCTCTCTCTGGACTGGTAGCCTTTGCTAAAGAAATTGAGAGCATGCCAACTGACTGTAGGTGGCGCTGTGGGTCCAAGGCACCCTTAATGGGAGACCGATGGAGCACTGTGTGCACGTCCACAGCATCCAGCGTCTCCGACACAATCTTCTTTAAGGAATCGTTCTTCTAA